From Chitinophagales bacterium, one genomic window encodes:
- the eno gene encoding phosphopyruvate hydratase translates to MYSIVNIHARQILDSRGNPTVEVDVETEGGHKGRAAVPSGASTGIHEAVELRDDDKGIYLGKGVLKAVQNVNETIFNELVGYDVREQELIDKIMLELDGTDNKSKLGANAMLAVSMAVAKVAAASSNLPLYRYIGGVNARTLPVPMLNILNGGAHADNSIDFQEFMVMPTKAETFSHSLRMGVEVFHALKKVLKDAGYSTNVGDEGGFAPNIKSNEEAIEIVLKSIEKAGYKPGEDIFIAMDAASSEMWKEKEQAYVFHKSDNRKLSSDEMAAYWADWCAKYPIVSIEDGMAEDDWKGWKALTDKVGKKIQLVGDDLFVTNVKRLKQGIDTNTANAILVKVNQIGTLSETIAAVRMAQNARFNSVMSHRSGETEDATIADLAVALNCGQIKTGSASRSDRMAKYNQLLRIEEELGETAYFRGTNLKFGI, encoded by the coding sequence ATGTATAGTATAGTCAATATTCATGCAAGACAAATTCTAGATTCAAGAGGAAATCCTACCGTAGAGGTAGATGTAGAAACCGAAGGTGGACACAAGGGGAGAGCAGCAGTGCCGAGTGGCGCTAGTACTGGCATTCATGAAGCCGTAGAACTCAGAGATGATGATAAAGGTATTTATCTTGGCAAAGGTGTACTCAAGGCCGTTCAGAATGTCAATGAAACCATTTTCAACGAATTGGTAGGCTATGATGTGCGTGAGCAGGAATTGATAGATAAAATAATGCTCGAACTCGATGGAACTGATAATAAATCCAAACTAGGAGCGAATGCCATGCTTGCCGTTTCTATGGCAGTAGCGAAAGTAGCAGCAGCGAGTTCTAATCTTCCACTATATCGTTATATAGGTGGAGTCAATGCTCGAACACTACCAGTTCCTATGTTGAATATCTTGAATGGTGGAGCTCATGCAGATAATTCTATCGACTTTCAAGAATTTATGGTTATGCCTACTAAGGCTGAGACCTTCAGTCATTCTTTGCGTATGGGAGTTGAAGTTTTTCACGCTTTGAAGAAAGTGTTGAAAGATGCTGGCTATAGCACTAATGTAGGTGATGAAGGAGGATTTGCTCCGAATATCAAATCGAATGAAGAAGCAATTGAAATCGTCCTAAAATCGATAGAAAAGGCAGGATATAAACCTGGTGAAGATATTTTTATAGCGATGGATGCGGCTAGCAGTGAGATGTGGAAAGAAAAAGAGCAAGCTTATGTGTTTCACAAATCTGACAATCGAAAATTATCTAGCGATGAAATGGCGGCATACTGGGCAGACTGGTGTGCTAAGTATCCAATAGTGAGTATTGAAGATGGCATGGCTGAAGACGACTGGAAAGGATGGAAAGCACTGACTGATAAGGTAGGAAAAAAAATTCAGCTCGTAGGTGATGATTTATTCGTAACGAATGTCAAGCGACTCAAGCAAGGAATAGACACCAATACTGCCAACGCTATATTAGTAAAAGTAAACCAAATAGGAACTTTAAGTGAAACTATAGCTGCGGTACGCATGGCTCAGAATGCTCGATTCAATTCTGTAATGAGTCACCGAAGCGGAGAGACAGAAGATGCTACTATTGCCGACCTAGCTGTAGCATTGAATTGCGGTCAAATAAAGACGGGTTCTGCGTCCCGCTCAGATAGAATGGCTAAGTATAATCAACTATTAAGGATAGAGGAGGAGCTTGGTGAAACTGCTTATTTCCGTGGTACTAATTTGAAGTTTGGGATATAG
- a CDS encoding WYL domain-containing protein, protein MSNNRKNDSQSKYVIVKESYSQNLVSTIINAARSRNLITIHYYSNEKGITERDIEPMDIVIRNGKKNLAGWCKLREDWRTFRLDRINFIKIHLGEKFTKREGYNRADFQDEGVMFSINESKPANGSRPNKDYDFRTDNIKTMSENKLNFSNDDVKEYSDDEEDMSL, encoded by the coding sequence ATGAGTAATAACAGAAAAAACGATTCACAGTCAAAATACGTTATAGTAAAGGAGAGTTATTCACAAAATCTTGTTAGCACTATTATCAATGCTGCTAGAAGTAGAAATTTAATAACTATACATTACTATTCCAATGAAAAAGGTATCACAGAGCGCGATATAGAGCCTATGGATATTGTAATTCGCAATGGGAAAAAGAACCTTGCTGGGTGGTGTAAGTTGCGTGAAGATTGGCGCACATTTCGTCTCGATAGAATCAATTTCATTAAAATTCATTTAGGTGAGAAATTTACCAAACGTGAAGGATATAACAGAGCTGATTTTCAGGATGAAGGTGTGATGTTTTCTATCAATGAAAGTAAACCAGCCAATGGTTCTAGACCCAACAAAGACTACGATTTTCGTACAGACAATATTAAGACCATGTCAGAGAATAAACTCAATTTCTCCAATGACGATGTGAAAGAATATAGCGATGACGAAGAGGATATGTCATTGTAA
- a CDS encoding DUF389 domain-containing protein has protein sequence MKKIIHSFINLYPEETEQETYEEIVEGVRLRGYNFWILGFAMIIACIGLNTDSVSAVIGAMLISPLMGPILGFAFGLAIQDHRIKRIAILNWLYMTIICLAASTCFFIVTPFDFNTLQLSAFKQATIFDILLAFFGGLAGFIGVVKRDGTKVISGVAVATACMPPLCTAGYGIAHLDWAWFLGGLYFYLINCLFIGWATFLLARFTRLHLRMNRLNSELSHGQNRIWIILIVLMTIPGIYLGYKKWQDESQKVKFKSDKERIMELEAKVARLDSVVYSRPNQKP, from the coding sequence TTGAAGAAAATAATTCATTCTTTTATCAATTTATATCCTGAAGAGACTGAACAAGAAACCTACGAGGAAATTGTAGAGGGGGTTAGGCTCAGAGGCTATAATTTCTGGATTCTAGGTTTTGCTATGATAATAGCCTGCATAGGACTCAATACCGATAGCGTGAGTGCTGTAATCGGTGCTATGCTCATATCGCCTCTTATGGGGCCTATTTTAGGTTTTGCCTTTGGACTAGCAATACAAGATCATCGCATTAAGCGAATAGCAATATTGAACTGGTTATATATGACCATAATATGTCTTGCTGCAAGTACTTGCTTTTTCATAGTTACACCCTTTGATTTCAATACCTTACAATTAAGTGCTTTCAAACAAGCTACAATATTTGATATTTTGCTCGCATTTTTCGGTGGCTTGGCAGGATTTATAGGAGTAGTCAAGCGCGATGGAACAAAGGTCATATCTGGAGTAGCCGTAGCCACAGCATGCATGCCTCCATTATGCACTGCTGGGTATGGCATAGCACATTTAGACTGGGCTTGGTTTCTAGGAGGGCTTTATTTTTACCTTATCAATTGCCTCTTTATTGGTTGGGCTACATTTTTACTAGCACGATTTACACGTTTACATCTTCGTATGAATCGTTTGAATTCTGAGCTTAGCCATGGTCAAAATAGGATTTGGATAATTTTGATAGTTTTAATGACTATACCAGGCATATATCTTGGATACAAAAAATGGCAAGACGAATCTCAAAAAGTAAAATTCAAAAGTGATAAGGAGCGAATAATGGAATTGGAAGCGAAAGTGGCTCGATTAGATTCAGTTGTTTACTCTAGACCTAATCAAAAACCCTAA
- a CDS encoding valine--tRNA ligase, with amino-acid sequence MEKNFNAKEVEKKWSQYWLDHKTFKSEIDKTRPSYTVLIPPPNVTGVLHFGHVLNNSLQDFFIRKARKQGYNVNWVPGIDHAAIATEAKVVGYLREKGIKKSDLTREQFLEYCWEWKEKYGGIIIDQLKTIGAGCDWDRVTFTLDDHYYKAVIRVFVDLYKKGYIYKGKRIINWDCEAKTALSNEEVLYKDEGEKGHLFHLKYKYVDDSGHLTVATTRPETIFADMAVAVNPDDERYKSLLGKEVSIPLINKPIKIIADSYVDKEFGTGCLKVTPAHDINDYEIGLRHNLEVIDILNDDGTLNELCGYPEFIGKDRFVVRKAIKSKLEEEGCLEKVEDIVNKVGRSERTNSVVEPKLSMQWYVDMKNISKKAYEVVMNDEVQFFPAYHKNTFHHWMTNIRDWCISRQLWWGHRIPAWYDVEGNFYVGETIEEAYQEALKKNPSLKMEDLKQDEDVLDTWASSWLWPLEVFHGFENYNKETGKIELNKSEELDYYVPSQILVTAPEIMFLWVTRMIIANYEYTDRKPFEKVFYTGIVRDKLGRKMSKSLGNSPDVYELIDKYGMDGIRYGMMSISPAGNDILFDEKSLEIGRNFTNKIWNAFRLIKSWDIAEGKNEDNSAVIEWFDALLQKNINSFLDNVDNLRISEALKELYSFVWDDMCSWYLEMIKPDFEKPIDVYTYEKTIGYFETVVSLLNPIMPFITEEMWGYIRERKSGDLCSEHQLPAKSSFDEQIINKQKLFAELIVKTREIRANLKLKNRETIGLGITSELLQQVEVFIPKIKKLVWAEQIDTNTDIQSTNTAIVGGKKLVVVSDKKIDNADALQKVKEDIEYTKGFIKSIEAKLSNQGFVAKAPEKVLEMERKKLADGQEKLKQLEQMMQ; translated from the coding sequence ATGGAAAAGAATTTTAATGCAAAAGAGGTAGAGAAAAAGTGGAGTCAATATTGGTTAGACCATAAAACATTCAAGTCGGAAATAGACAAAACCCGACCTTCTTATACCGTTTTAATACCACCGCCCAATGTAACTGGAGTCTTACATTTCGGTCATGTATTGAACAATTCATTACAGGATTTTTTTATTCGCAAAGCTCGCAAACAAGGCTATAATGTCAACTGGGTGCCAGGTATAGACCATGCCGCTATTGCTACAGAAGCAAAGGTCGTAGGTTATTTGCGTGAAAAAGGTATCAAGAAAAGCGACTTAACTCGTGAGCAATTTCTGGAGTATTGCTGGGAATGGAAAGAGAAATATGGCGGTATCATTATTGACCAACTCAAAACAATCGGTGCAGGTTGTGACTGGGATAGAGTCACCTTTACTTTAGATGACCATTATTACAAGGCAGTTATTCGAGTATTTGTAGATTTATATAAGAAAGGATATATCTATAAAGGCAAGCGCATCATCAACTGGGATTGTGAAGCTAAAACAGCTTTGTCTAATGAAGAAGTTTTATATAAAGACGAAGGTGAGAAAGGTCATTTATTTCATCTAAAATATAAATATGTCGATGATAGTGGTCACTTGACAGTTGCTACCACTAGACCTGAGACTATATTTGCCGATATGGCGGTGGCCGTAAACCCAGATGACGAACGTTATAAATCTTTGCTGGGTAAGGAGGTCTCAATTCCACTTATCAATAAACCAATAAAAATCATCGCAGATAGCTATGTCGATAAAGAGTTTGGTACAGGATGCCTTAAAGTGACTCCTGCACACGATATTAATGACTATGAGATAGGATTGAGACATAATTTAGAGGTCATCGATATTCTCAACGATGATGGTACGCTCAATGAACTCTGTGGCTATCCTGAGTTTATCGGTAAGGATCGATTTGTAGTTCGCAAGGCTATTAAATCAAAATTAGAAGAAGAAGGCTGTCTCGAAAAAGTGGAAGACATTGTCAATAAAGTAGGAAGAAGCGAGCGAACGAATTCCGTTGTCGAGCCAAAGCTCTCCATGCAATGGTATGTCGATATGAAAAATATATCGAAAAAAGCCTACGAAGTGGTTATGAACGACGAAGTTCAATTTTTCCCTGCTTATCACAAAAATACCTTTCATCATTGGATGACGAATATACGTGACTGGTGTATATCACGTCAGCTATGGTGGGGGCATAGAATACCTGCATGGTATGATGTAGAAGGTAATTTCTATGTAGGTGAAACCATTGAGGAAGCGTATCAAGAAGCTTTAAAGAAAAATCCTTCCCTTAAAATGGAAGATTTAAAACAAGATGAAGATGTTCTCGATACCTGGGCATCCTCATGGTTATGGCCCTTGGAGGTTTTTCATGGTTTTGAAAATTATAATAAAGAGACAGGTAAAATAGAGCTTAATAAATCAGAGGAGTTAGACTATTATGTTCCTTCTCAAATACTAGTGACGGCGCCAGAAATAATGTTTCTCTGGGTCACGCGTATGATTATTGCTAATTATGAATATACAGATAGAAAGCCATTTGAAAAAGTCTTTTATACTGGTATAGTTAGGGATAAGTTAGGACGTAAAATGTCAAAATCATTGGGAAATTCTCCCGATGTTTATGAACTTATTGATAAATATGGAATGGATGGCATACGCTATGGCATGATGAGTATCAGCCCTGCAGGAAATGATATCTTGTTTGATGAAAAATCACTTGAAATAGGTAGAAATTTCACAAATAAAATTTGGAATGCATTCCGACTCATTAAAAGCTGGGACATTGCTGAAGGAAAAAATGAAGATAATAGTGCTGTAATAGAATGGTTTGATGCATTACTTCAAAAGAATATCAATAGTTTTCTTGACAATGTGGACAATCTTCGTATATCTGAAGCGCTAAAAGAACTTTATTCTTTTGTCTGGGATGATATGTGTTCTTGGTATCTCGAAATGATTAAACCCGATTTTGAGAAGCCTATTGATGTCTATACATACGAGAAAACAATTGGGTATTTTGAAACAGTGGTTTCACTCTTAAACCCAATAATGCCCTTTATTACAGAAGAAATGTGGGGATATATTAGAGAACGAAAATCGGGAGATTTATGTTCTGAACATCAACTACCAGCCAAGTCTAGTTTCGATGAGCAAATAATCAATAAACAAAAGCTGTTTGCGGAGCTCATTGTCAAGACAAGAGAAATCAGAGCGAATTTAAAACTGAAAAATAGAGAAACTATTGGTCTAGGTATAACTAGTGAATTGTTACAGCAAGTAGAAGTGTTTATCCCAAAGATTAAAAAACTAGTTTGGGCCGAGCAGATTGATACCAATACAGATATACAATCGACAAATACAGCTATCGTAGGAGGTAAAAAACTAGTCGTAGTTTCAGATAAAAAAATAGATAATGCGGATGCATTACAAAAAGTAAAGGAGGATATTGAATATACAAAAGGATTTATTAAATCTATTGAAGCAAAATTGAGCAATCAAGGATTTGTAGCCAAGGCGCCTGAAAAGGTTTTGGAAATGGAGAGAAAAAAATTAGCAGATGGACAAGAAAAATTAAAACAATTAGAACAAATGATGCAGTAG